The following are encoded together in the Roseivirga misakiensis genome:
- a CDS encoding NADH-quinone oxidoreductase subunit N: MLQNQHTGLSEKLSSTSHDLWALLPELTIVGSIILLILFDLIFNKNKSIGLFSISFAGIAYAFVLVVQQWYAFPDSKALMGGLLDINRLSIILKGGFLMAMAIALITAVRSAKRGDFFDSSEMLVMLFGLLLGASFMTMSSNLLIIYIAIEVVSICSYILTAILKGKAKAEAGLKYLIYGAVASAIMLYGMSWLYGFTGSLDLTDAGFSAALSEIPKLPIFISCIMIMSGFFFKLGAFPLHVWSPDVYQAAPTPVVTVFSVIPKLAALSIIFKFINIIDSPLIDWQLWVGVLAIASMTIGNFSALWQKDIKRMLAYSSIAHAGFLLVGILAFTSGGNQAMIFYAIIYLLMNCAAFFLVQIFEKHTGTTDLARYKGLGSKLPYLSALVLVVMIALTGLPPTAGFNAKLYIFSALWDSYQTGEKDILFWVFVFGLMNTIVSLFYYLRFPYFLFFKPFYGKSQIKDIQRIDYVLGTLFVVPLLLLFFRSDWFVGLVNSINFELWIPK; this comes from the coding sequence ATGCTTCAAAACCAACATACAGGATTAAGTGAAAAGCTCAGCAGTACCAGTCACGATCTCTGGGCGCTCCTTCCTGAGTTAACGATTGTTGGTTCGATAATACTTTTGATTCTTTTCGACCTAATTTTTAATAAGAATAAGTCGATCGGTTTGTTTTCGATTTCTTTTGCGGGCATTGCCTATGCTTTTGTTTTGGTAGTCCAACAATGGTATGCTTTCCCAGACTCCAAGGCTTTAATGGGTGGGTTACTTGATATCAATCGACTTTCAATAATTCTTAAAGGTGGTTTCTTAATGGCAATGGCCATAGCACTAATCACAGCGGTAAGATCAGCAAAACGTGGAGATTTCTTCGATAGCAGTGAAATGCTTGTCATGCTCTTCGGTTTACTACTCGGAGCCTCCTTTATGACCATGTCGAGCAATCTCTTGATTATTTACATCGCTATAGAGGTTGTCTCAATTTGTTCATACATACTAACGGCCATTCTAAAAGGAAAAGCTAAAGCAGAAGCTGGATTAAAATATCTTATTTATGGCGCAGTCGCCTCCGCTATCATGCTCTATGGCATGAGCTGGCTTTATGGATTTACAGGAAGTTTAGACCTGACCGACGCTGGATTTTCAGCGGCTTTGAGCGAGATACCCAAGCTCCCAATATTCATTTCTTGTATAATGATTATGAGTGGTTTCTTTTTTAAACTTGGCGCATTCCCACTTCATGTATGGTCTCCAGACGTATATCAAGCTGCACCAACACCGGTAGTCACGGTTTTCTCCGTGATCCCAAAACTCGCCGCCTTAAGCATCATATTCAAGTTTATAAACATCATCGACAGCCCTTTAATCGACTGGCAACTTTGGGTTGGTGTTTTAGCGATCGCGAGTATGACAATTGGAAATTTTTCAGCCCTTTGGCAAAAAGACATCAAGCGAATGCTTGCCTACTCCTCTATCGCGCATGCAGGTTTTTTATTAGTAGGTATTTTGGCTTTTACTAGCGGAGGTAATCAAGCCATGATTTTCTATGCAATCATTTATTTGCTGATGAATTGTGCTGCATTCTTCCTCGTTCAGATCTTTGAAAAACACACGGGCACCACAGATCTGGCTAGATACAAAGGCTTAGGATCAAAACTCCCATATTTATCAGCGTTGGTTTTAGTCGTAATGATCGCCTTAACTGGCTTACCTCCAACGGCAGGATTCAATGCCAAGCTTTATATTTTCTCAGCGTTATGGGATAGCTACCAAACAGGTGAAAAGGACATCCTATTTTGGGTTTTTGTATTCGGTTTAATGAATACAATTGTCTCTCTTTTTTATTATCTCAGGTTTCCTTATTTCCTCTTTTTCAAACCATTCTACGGCAAGAGTCAAATAAAAGACATTCAACGCATTGATTATGTGTTGGGCACTTTATTCGTTGTTCCTTTGTTACTCCTATTCTTTAGGTCAGATTGGTTTGTAGGCCTAGTGAATAGTATTAATTTTGAGCTTTGGATACCTAAATGA
- a CDS encoding amidophosphoribosyltransferase has protein sequence MSEQIKHECGIAHIRLRKPLQYYIDKYGSATYAVNKLYIMMQKQSNRGQDGVGVANIKVDVEPGTRFISRYRTINQQPVTEIFSKIARKFEKAKKKAGYDPKDSKWLKNNMGFTGELWMGHLRYGTHGKNSIESCHPFLRQNNWRSRNLVMAGNFNMTNVDELFDLLVQLGQHPKEKTDTVTVMEKIGHFIDEENQRIFNKYRKKKDNNEITEHIENEMNIQRVLKRSFKDFDGGYAMVGLLGHGASFIVRDPNGIRPAFKYIDDEVIVVASEKQAIKAAFNVNYEEITEVQPGHALIVNKDASYKEVPIMEPGELKACSFERIYFSRGTDPDIYNERKDLGKLVIPQILKSINMDLKNTVFTYIPNTAEISFLGMMQGLDQYMLKRRKEVIIHGQPSLETHEELLSFQPRVEKLVIKDAKLRTFIADDSSRDDLVANIYDTTYEVINKGVDTLVVIDDSIVRGTTLEKSILKMLDKLEPKKIVIVSSAPQIRYPDCYGIDMSKIKEFVAFRAMLALLKENFKENLLEKAYHKALANINSDDQENCVQDLYNEFTYDEISRKITDIVRPEGLKAELEVVYQTVDNLHHACPKNLGDWYFTGDYPTPGGNRVVNKAFINFMEGKEVRAY, from the coding sequence ATGAGTGAGCAAATTAAACACGAATGTGGCATAGCGCACATTCGACTCCGAAAACCGCTTCAGTACTATATTGATAAATATGGCTCTGCAACCTACGCGGTCAACAAGCTTTACATCATGATGCAAAAACAGTCCAACCGTGGTCAAGATGGTGTGGGTGTAGCAAACATCAAAGTAGATGTAGAACCGGGCACTCGGTTTATTAGTCGTTATAGGACTATTAATCAGCAACCCGTCACGGAGATTTTCAGCAAGATTGCCCGTAAGTTCGAGAAGGCTAAAAAGAAAGCTGGGTACGATCCTAAAGATTCAAAGTGGCTGAAAAACAACATGGGTTTCACTGGAGAACTTTGGATGGGTCATTTGAGGTATGGTACTCATGGGAAAAATAGCATCGAAAGTTGTCATCCTTTCCTAAGACAAAATAACTGGAGGAGTAGAAACCTGGTGATGGCCGGCAACTTTAACATGACCAATGTTGATGAGCTATTCGACCTACTAGTACAGCTAGGACAACATCCAAAAGAAAAGACAGATACTGTAACCGTGATGGAAAAGATCGGTCACTTTATCGATGAAGAAAATCAACGCATTTTCAATAAATACCGAAAGAAGAAAGACAACAACGAAATCACCGAGCATATTGAAAATGAAATGAACATTCAACGTGTTTTGAAGCGTTCTTTCAAAGATTTTGATGGTGGCTATGCCATGGTTGGTTTATTAGGTCATGGTGCTTCTTTCATTGTGCGAGATCCGAATGGTATCAGACCTGCCTTTAAATACATTGACGACGAGGTGATCGTGGTCGCTTCTGAAAAGCAAGCAATCAAAGCGGCTTTTAACGTCAATTACGAAGAAATAACGGAGGTTCAACCTGGGCATGCACTGATTGTGAACAAAGATGCCTCTTATAAAGAGGTACCGATTATGGAACCAGGCGAACTTAAAGCCTGTTCGTTCGAAAGAATTTATTTTTCTAGAGGCACTGATCCTGATATTTATAACGAAAGAAAAGATCTTGGTAAACTCGTGATACCTCAGATTCTGAAGTCCATTAATATGGACCTAAAGAATACGGTCTTTACCTATATCCCAAATACTGCTGAAATTTCATTCTTAGGAATGATGCAGGGACTGGATCAATACATGCTCAAGCGCAGAAAGGAAGTCATTATTCATGGCCAACCTTCATTGGAGACTCACGAAGAGCTTTTGAGTTTTCAACCACGTGTTGAGAAACTGGTCATTAAAGATGCTAAACTCAGAACATTCATTGCCGATGATAGTAGTCGGGATGATTTGGTGGCCAATATTTATGACACCACCTATGAAGTCATCAACAAGGGTGTTGATACCTTGGTGGTTATCGATGATTCTATTGTAAGGGGTACAACGCTGGAGAAAAGTATTCTAAAGATGCTTGATAAACTCGAGCCTAAAAAGATCGTGATTGTTTCCTCTGCTCCGCAAATCAGATACCCTGATTGCTACGGTATAGACATGTCTAAGATTAAGGAGTTTGTCGCTTTTAGAGCTATGCTAGCATTGCTAAAAGAAAACTTTAAAGAGAATCTTCTAGAAAAGGCTTATCATAAAGCGCTAGCGAATATCAACTCCGACGATCAAGAAAATTGTGTCCAGGACTTGTATAATGAGTTCACCTATGACGAAATCTCTAGAAAAATCACCGATATCGTCAGACCAGAGGGGTTAAAGGCGGAGTTGGAAGTTGTCTATCAAACGGTTGACAACCTTCACCATGCTTGCCCTAAAAACCTCGGTGATTGGTATTTTACAGGAGACTATCCTACTCCAGGTGGAAATCGTGTAGTAAATAAGGCCTTCATTAACTTTATGGAGGGTAAAGAGGTAAGGGCTTACTAG
- a CDS encoding carbon-nitrogen hydrolase family protein, whose product MKICLAQTEPVAGNIAANIQDHLSKVREAIDQSADFIIFSELSLTGYEPEMVKDLALDLEDSRLDEFQTLSDTHNIIICIGAPTKADNGVHISLIIIKPHQVRSLYAKQYLHADELPYFVAGPKQAGIIKAEKTISLAICYELTIPAHCETAKQNESEIYIASVAKTVNGVARNNPRLSEIAKTYEIPVLMCNCVGEFDGNIGGGQSGVWDLEGKLTTNLDKLQTGILIYQVP is encoded by the coding sequence ATGAAGATTTGTCTTGCCCAAACAGAGCCTGTAGCAGGAAATATAGCCGCTAATATTCAAGATCATTTAAGTAAAGTCAGAGAAGCGATTGATCAATCTGCTGACTTTATCATATTTTCCGAGCTTTCCCTGACTGGGTACGAGCCTGAAATGGTAAAAGATTTGGCATTGGATTTAGAGGATAGTCGGCTAGATGAATTTCAAACACTTAGCGACACACATAACATCATCATTTGTATTGGAGCTCCAACCAAGGCGGATAATGGTGTTCATATTAGCCTCATTATAATTAAGCCTCATCAAGTTAGATCGCTTTACGCCAAACAATATCTACACGCTGATGAATTACCCTATTTTGTAGCTGGTCCGAAACAGGCAGGAATTATCAAGGCAGAAAAGACTATATCTCTTGCCATATGCTACGAATTGACCATCCCTGCCCATTGTGAAACTGCAAAACAGAATGAGTCGGAGATTTACATTGCCAGCGTGGCAAAAACTGTAAACGGTGTCGCTAGAAATAATCCCAGGCTGTCAGAAATTGCAAAAACCTATGAAATCCCTGTATTAATGTGCAACTGTGTGGGTGAATTCGATGGTAACATTGGTGGCGGACAATCTGGAGTTTGGGACTTGGAAGGTAAGCTAACCACCAACTTGGACAAGTTACAAACAGGTATACTCATCTATCAAGTACCGTAA
- a CDS encoding YdcF family protein yields the protein MSTYVIFGAAVRKGGAPSGSLQRRIDAAINMAENDDTPFFIPSGAVGKFPPSEAQVIKDELVKSGYSPNQILLDEDSIDTLESVIRCTKIINEENLRDVVVCTDRYHQPRCICLFKLSGVKARKARIAPSLLKLGFLKWAKYCLKEFLAVLYDSFLIKIYPSRAIRA from the coding sequence ATGAGCACTTATGTGATTTTTGGTGCTGCTGTGAGAAAGGGAGGTGCTCCTTCTGGTTCGTTGCAACGTAGAATAGATGCAGCAATCAATATGGCTGAAAATGATGACACACCTTTTTTCATACCCTCTGGCGCTGTGGGCAAGTTTCCTCCGTCTGAGGCGCAAGTAATTAAAGATGAGTTGGTCAAGTCTGGCTATTCGCCTAACCAGATATTACTAGATGAGGATTCCATAGATACTCTGGAATCAGTCATCAGGTGTACTAAAATAATCAATGAAGAAAATTTGAGGGATGTAGTAGTATGTACGGACAGATATCACCAACCTCGTTGTATTTGTCTTTTTAAGCTAAGCGGCGTGAAAGCGAGAAAAGCTCGAATAGCTCCGAGTCTCTTGAAATTGGGGTTTTTGAAATGGGCTAAGTACTGCTTGAAAGAGTTTTTGGCGGTACTTTATGATAGCTTCTTAATTAAAATCTATCCTTCAAGGGCTATTAGAGCTTAG
- a CDS encoding HesB/IscA family protein yields the protein MITVTDTAKNKIVELRTKEGQSEDSNIRVAVQGGGCSGLMYDLEFDAEIKEKDEVFEDKGVKILVDRKSLLYLLGTTLDFSDGLNGKGFQFINPNASRTCGCGESFSV from the coding sequence ATGATAACAGTAACAGATACAGCCAAGAACAAGATCGTAGAGCTTAGAACTAAAGAAGGTCAGAGCGAAGATTCAAATATAAGGGTAGCCGTACAGGGCGGGGGATGCTCTGGACTGATGTACGACTTAGAATTTGATGCCGAAATCAAGGAAAAGGATGAGGTTTTTGAAGACAAAGGGGTGAAAATCTTAGTCGATAGAAAGAGTCTGTTATACCTCTTAGGTACTACGCTCGATTTTTCTGACGGATTGAACGGAAAGGGATTCCAGTTTATTAATCCAAATGCGTCGCGTACATGTGGCTGCGGAGAAAGTTTCTCGGTTTAA
- the mce gene encoding methylmalonyl-CoA epimerase, with the protein MKKIEHIGIAVKDLNTSNELFGKLFGEPHYKVESVASEGVNTSFFQVGPNKIELLEATNPDSPIAKFLEKRGEGIHHIAYDVADIRAEMKRLEGEGFTLLNQEPKKGADNKLVCFLHPKTTNGVLIELCQEIQ; encoded by the coding sequence ATGAAAAAGATAGAACACATTGGCATTGCCGTAAAGGACTTGAACACTTCAAACGAGCTTTTTGGAAAACTATTCGGAGAACCGCATTACAAAGTAGAAAGTGTGGCTTCTGAAGGTGTGAATACATCATTCTTTCAAGTTGGACCCAACAAGATTGAACTTTTAGAGGCCACTAATCCCGATAGTCCGATTGCTAAGTTTCTAGAAAAACGAGGAGAAGGCATTCACCATATCGCTTACGATGTTGCGGATATTCGAGCTGAAATGAAAAGACTTGAAGGTGAAGGCTTCACATTGCTAAATCAAGAACCCAAAAAAGGAGCAGATAATAAGCTAGTCTGTTTCCTACATCCCAAAACCACAAATGGCGTTTTGATCGAACTCTGTCAAGAGATTCAGTAA
- the rlmD gene encoding 23S rRNA (uracil(1939)-C(5))-methyltransferase RlmD, translated as MGRKFRGKQKVLEQVKIEGIAAEGKCIARVDEQVVFVEKVAPGDVVDVRVTRKKPNFMEATPIKFHSYSEDRVEAFCEHFGTCGGCKWQHIPYKTQLKYKHQQVVDSLERIAKVELPEITPILGSSNIQFYRNKLEYTFTNWRWVTKEEIDSGDELDRRGLGFHIPGRFDKILDIEKCFHQPDPSNKIRNAVKDYCRKHDLPFYDISKKTGSVRNLIIRNSILNEWMVIVQFALDQSENEGLLEHLKSKFPEITSLQYVINNKANETFHDLEVKVFHGKAYITEEMEGIQFRVGPKSFYQTNATQAYELYKVARDYANLSGDEVVYDLYTGTGTIANFVAKQAKKVIGIEYVEAAIEDAKVNSEINNIENTQFYAGDMKELLNDDFMANHDRPDVIITDPPRAGMHADVVDMLLKIEAPKIVYVSCNPATQARDLALLDAKYKVTKVQPVDMFPQTHHVENVVLLELRA; from the coding sequence ATGGGAAGAAAGTTCAGGGGAAAACAAAAGGTACTCGAGCAAGTCAAAATTGAAGGTATTGCCGCAGAAGGCAAATGTATTGCTAGAGTAGATGAGCAAGTCGTTTTTGTTGAAAAAGTGGCCCCAGGCGATGTAGTGGATGTACGAGTGACTAGGAAAAAGCCAAATTTCATGGAGGCTACCCCAATAAAATTTCACTCATATTCTGAAGATCGAGTTGAGGCGTTTTGCGAACATTTTGGTACCTGTGGCGGCTGTAAATGGCAGCATATCCCCTATAAAACACAATTAAAATATAAGCACCAGCAAGTAGTTGATAGCTTGGAAAGAATTGCCAAAGTAGAACTTCCTGAAATCACTCCTATCCTTGGGTCTTCAAATATTCAGTTTTACAGAAACAAACTGGAATATACATTTACAAACTGGCGTTGGGTTACAAAGGAGGAAATAGACAGTGGTGATGAACTGGATCGGCGTGGATTGGGCTTCCATATCCCTGGCAGATTTGATAAGATTCTAGACATCGAAAAGTGCTTTCATCAGCCCGATCCATCGAATAAGATTCGCAATGCCGTTAAAGATTATTGTAGAAAGCATGATCTCCCCTTTTACGATATCTCTAAAAAAACTGGCTCAGTTAGAAATCTCATTATCCGAAATTCAATTCTAAATGAATGGATGGTCATTGTTCAGTTTGCGCTAGATCAATCGGAAAACGAAGGCTTATTAGAGCATTTAAAGTCAAAATTCCCGGAAATCACTTCCCTACAATACGTGATTAATAATAAGGCAAATGAGACTTTTCACGATCTTGAAGTGAAGGTTTTCCATGGTAAAGCTTACATCACAGAAGAAATGGAGGGGATTCAATTTCGAGTAGGGCCGAAATCTTTCTACCAAACCAATGCCACTCAGGCTTATGAGTTATACAAAGTCGCTCGGGACTACGCAAATCTGTCTGGAGACGAGGTAGTTTATGACTTATATACAGGAACGGGAACCATCGCCAATTTTGTTGCCAAACAAGCCAAAAAGGTTATCGGCATCGAATATGTAGAGGCCGCTATTGAAGACGCGAAAGTGAATTCTGAAATCAACAACATTGAAAATACGCAGTTCTATGCTGGTGATATGAAGGAATTATTAAATGATGATTTTATGGCTAATCATGATCGGCCAGACGTCATTATCACCGACCCTCCGAGGGCTGGAATGCATGCAGATGTGGTTGATATGCTATTGAAAATCGAAGCACCCAAAATAGTCTACGTTAGCTGTAACCCTGCCACTCAAGCGAGAGATTTAGCTTTACTAGATGCTAAATACAAAGTGACAAAAGTCCAACCAGTTGATATGTTCCCACAAACACACCATGTGGAAAATGTGGTACTCTTGGAGTTGAGGGCTTAG
- a CDS encoding helix-turn-helix domain-containing protein, with protein MAGHNPAGATRMKQKTQFERYVDRISQEVYQPAYYYTQVRQSRAFMKDNLSKKIELGEIAAAACMSSFHFIRIFKLVYGLTPKEYLKDLRIDRAKELLKEGLSVTQTCFAVGYESLSTFSRVFKKGTGLSPKAYQDLNKAILDK; from the coding sequence ATGGCAGGGCATAATCCTGCTGGTGCAACTAGGATGAAGCAAAAGACTCAGTTTGAAAGGTATGTTGACCGAATTTCTCAGGAGGTTTATCAGCCTGCATATTACTATACTCAGGTTAGGCAGTCCAGAGCCTTCATGAAGGATAATCTGTCGAAAAAAATTGAACTAGGTGAAATTGCAGCAGCTGCCTGCATGTCGTCTTTCCACTTTATTAGGATTTTTAAGCTTGTCTACGGACTTACACCGAAGGAGTATCTCAAAGACCTTCGGATCGATAGGGCGAAAGAGCTTCTAAAAGAGGGATTATCGGTGACTCAAACTTGCTTTGCGGTGGGCTATGAAAGTCTATCCACATTTTCTAGAGTATTCAAAAAAGGAACTGGTCTGTCGCCAAAAGCGTATCAAGATTTGAATAAAGCAATTTTGGATAAGTGA
- a CDS encoding VOC family protein: MIWISATSIMVDDQAKALAFYTEKLGFIKKTDIPMGEHRWLTLVSPKEQNGVELLLEPLGFEPAKVFQKACKDAGMPYTAFEVDDVKKEYERLTGLGVEFSIPPKEAGPVMFAVLDDTCGNNIQLMQTL, from the coding sequence ATGATATGGATTAGCGCAACTAGTATTATGGTTGATGACCAAGCGAAAGCATTAGCGTTTTACACCGAAAAACTCGGCTTCATCAAAAAAACAGATATCCCTATGGGTGAACACCGATGGTTAACGCTAGTTTCTCCCAAAGAACAAAATGGCGTAGAACTGCTTCTAGAGCCACTTGGTTTTGAACCTGCAAAGGTATTTCAAAAAGCATGTAAGGATGCCGGCATGCCATATACGGCATTTGAAGTAGACGATGTAAAGAAAGAATATGAGCGGCTGACAGGCTTGGGAGTAGAATTCTCCATTCCACCCAAGGAAGCTGGTCCAGTAATGTTTGCCGTTTTGGACGATACCTGCGGGAATAATATTCAGCTCATGCAAACCCTGTAG
- a CDS encoding alpha/beta hydrolase — protein sequence MNFNTICYFLVAITIMSCSSDEQATIPEGQEPLIELHFTNPPITIQSSETQFAPDIAYDEHDKTTFDIFLPNSSSPSGLVIFIHGGGFTGGDKAFIYNTNFENEVNRLLNNGIAVATINYRLIEVGDNEGVLKSLNDSKRALQYIRYIHKELNIDKEKIVLFGTSAGASTALWLATNDDLADPNSPDLVLQESTRVRGIALNATQSSLDIESRWLGDVFVDFNTSLEDIIQEYGEETVYSFYGVSTMEAYQTPEIQAYREQVDMLSLLSSDDPEIWVRNTGGHNDVPMTTSSFNHHPFHAREIKEFADAAGVLNVTTYGNPILFSDPNNEEYVEFLTRKINE from the coding sequence ATGAATTTTAATACAATATGTTACTTTTTGGTCGCGATTACCATCATGTCTTGTAGTAGCGATGAGCAAGCGACGATACCAGAAGGTCAAGAACCGCTAATAGAGCTGCACTTTACTAATCCACCAATAACAATTCAAAGTTCAGAAACACAATTTGCACCTGACATCGCCTATGATGAACATGATAAAACTACGTTTGATATTTTTTTACCTAATAGTTCATCTCCATCAGGATTAGTCATATTTATCCATGGTGGAGGGTTTACCGGAGGTGACAAAGCTTTCATCTACAACACAAACTTCGAGAATGAAGTCAATCGGTTATTAAACAATGGTATTGCTGTGGCCACGATTAATTACAGATTGATAGAAGTAGGAGACAATGAAGGGGTTTTGAAGAGCTTAAATGATTCAAAAAGAGCCTTACAGTATATCAGGTACATTCATAAAGAGCTCAATATTGATAAAGAAAAAATTGTCTTATTCGGAACTTCAGCTGGCGCATCTACAGCACTTTGGTTGGCCACCAATGACGATTTAGCCGACCCAAACAGTCCAGATTTGGTACTTCAAGAAAGTACAAGAGTAAGAGGGATTGCACTGAATGCGACACAATCCAGCTTAGATATTGAATCGAGGTGGCTTGGAGATGTATTCGTTGATTTTAATACATCCTTAGAAGATATCATTCAAGAATATGGAGAGGAAACCGTTTATAGTTTTTATGGAGTAAGCACCATGGAGGCATACCAGACCCCTGAAATTCAAGCATATCGAGAACAAGTAGATATGCTGTCGTTATTGTCATCGGATGACCCAGAGATTTGGGTTAGGAATACTGGCGGACATAACGATGTACCAATGACAACCAGTAGCTTCAACCATCATCCATTTCACGCTAGGGAGATAAAAGAATTTGCCGATGCTGCAGGTGTACTAAATGTGACTACCTATGGAAATCCAATTTTGTTTAGTGATCCGAATAATGAAGAATATGTGGAGTTCTTAACTCGGAAAATAAACGAATAG